DNA sequence from the Patescibacteria group bacterium genome:
AAGGTGGCGGATTTGGCGGTTTTTCAGGTGGCGGATTTGGCGGTGTAGACATGGATGACCTCGGCGATATGTTTGGTGGTTTTGGTGATATGTTTGGTTTTGGTGGTGGCGGTCGTCGACAACAAAGTCGTGGGGCAGATTTGCAGATGAATATGACAATTGATTTTGCTGAAGCGGTTTTTGGGATTGATAAAGAAGTGCGGGTAAACAAAAAAGTGACCTGCAATCATTGTCATGGCAACATGGCCGAGCCTGGCAGTAAGGTAAACACCTGCTCAACTTGTCATGGTAGCGGTCGAGTGATGCGTGTGCAAAGAACTATTTTGGGTAATATTCAGATGCAAGCCACTTGTGACCATTGTGGTGGCACAGGCAAAACTTATGAAAAAAAATGCACCAAATGCCATGGCGTGGGCGTTGTTAATGATAATGTAAATTTAAAGGTGCGTATTCCAGCTGGAATTAATGATGGCGAAACGATTAAATTATCAGGCCAAGGTGCGGCAGGAGAAGGTGGTACACCGAGTGGTGATTTATACTTGAATATTACCGTAAAAAGAGATAATCGTTTTCAAAGAGATGGCTATGATATTCATACAAAAATAGATATTAGCTTTACACAAGCAGCGCTAGGTGGTAAAATAGAGATAGAGACAGTTCATGGCGTGGAGAGATTAAAAGTGCCAGCAGGAACGCAGTCGGACACGATTTTTAAGCTTAGAGGCAAGGGTGTGACGAAATTACGAGGTTCTGGGGTGGGTGATCATTTTGTGAAAGTGCACGTGAAGACTCCGACTAGTTTGTCACGAAAACAGAAAAGTCTTTTGGAGGAATTAGATAATGGTTAAATATTGTAATTAAATTTAATTTATGCCAATTTTTAGACAGGAAAATATTACCCCCGAAATGTTTAATAACGCCGTTGATAACATGAGCGAAGATGAGAAAATCGTTCCCGTTAATGATGGTGCTAGTAATTTAGTTGAAGATGATGATAATTCAGAAAAACAGTTGCGAGAAAAAATGATTACCGATGCTCGGGAGCTAGAAAGAGAGAATCTTATTATGTCTGGAGAAATAGCACCAGATTATCATCCAAATAGTAAAGATAATTGCTCTCATCGATATGGATGTGGAGAACAGTATAAGCCAAAAAATAGATAAACAAGTTAAAATATAGTTATTTTACGACAAAAATCATTGTTTAGACAGTGATTTTTTTTATTATTTTTACGTATTAAGGAGTGTAGATTATTTGTGATTGTCATGAATAAGTTATCCACAATAAAAACTTGTATATTTTTCGTAAATTATTATAATCAATATTAGTTATTGATAATTTATTATTTAATAATTATTAAATAAATAAGTAAAACTATGATCGAAATAAAGAACTTGTCAAAAAACTTTGGAAGCACAAAAGTCCTAGACGACATCAGCTTCTCAGTAAAAAAGGGGGAAATCCTAGGTTTTCTTGGTCCGAATGGAGCAGGAAAATCAACAACAATGAAAATCATCACTAGTTTTTGGTCACCGACCAAGGGCAGTGTGGAAATTGACGGTGTGAAAACGGAAGATGATTCCATGTTAACACGGTCGAAAATTGGCTATTTGCCTGAAACAGTACCGTTGTATGACGACATGCGTGTTTTTGAGTATTTGAAATTTGTGGCTGAGGTGCGTGGTCTTGAAAAAGACAAAATTCAATCTCGAATTAAAGAGGTAATTGAGGCGTGTAATTTGCAAACAGTAATTAGAAAACCGATCGAAGAATTATCAAAAGGTTTCCGCCAAAGAGTTGGTCTGGCGCAGGCAATTATGCATGAGCCTGATATTTTGATTTTGGATGAACCAACAACTGGTCTTGACCCAAATCAGATTGTGGAAATACGCGAATTGATCAAAAAAATTGGTAAAGAAAAAACAGTTATTTTTTCAACCCATATTTTGAGCGAAGTTAGCGCAACTTGTGATCGGGCGATTATTATTAATAATGGTAAGATTATTGCTGAAGGCACACCGGCTGAATTGGTTCATAAGATGGGTGGTGCAGAAATTATCTATGTAAAAATTAAAGGCAAGAAAGAGGATGTGCTATACAAGTTAAAATCGATGGACAATGTAATAAAGGTAGAAGAGAAAGATAAGGAATCGGATGAAATTCATGGTTATGAATTGACTCCGGTTGAGGGCGTAGACTTACGTGAACAGCTTTCAATGTTGGTAATGAATGCCGGTTGGAGCATTTTGGAATTTAATAAAAAGAGCATTTCATTGGAAGATGTGTTTATAAAATTAACAAAGTAATAACGATATGAGT
Encoded proteins:
- the dnaJ gene encoding molecular chaperone DnaJ, producing MSKDYYKVLGVDKNSSQEDIKKAFRKKAHEYHPDKKTGDEAKFKEINEAYQTLGDEKKKSQYDQFGSGYENMRGGQGGGFGGFSGGGFGGVDMDDLGDMFGGFGDMFGFGGGGRRQQSRGADLQMNMTIDFAEAVFGIDKEVRVNKKVTCNHCHGNMAEPGSKVNTCSTCHGSGRVMRVQRTILGNIQMQATCDHCGGTGKTYEKKCTKCHGVGVVNDNVNLKVRIPAGINDGETIKLSGQGAAGEGGTPSGDLYLNITVKRDNRFQRDGYDIHTKIDISFTQAALGGKIEIETVHGVERLKVPAGTQSDTIFKLRGKGVTKLRGSGVGDHFVKVHVKTPTSLSRKQKSLLEELDNG
- a CDS encoding ABC transporter ATP-binding protein codes for the protein MIEIKNLSKNFGSTKVLDDISFSVKKGEILGFLGPNGAGKSTTMKIITSFWSPTKGSVEIDGVKTEDDSMLTRSKIGYLPETVPLYDDMRVFEYLKFVAEVRGLEKDKIQSRIKEVIEACNLQTVIRKPIEELSKGFRQRVGLAQAIMHEPDILILDEPTTGLDPNQIVEIRELIKKIGKEKTVIFSTHILSEVSATCDRAIIINNGKIIAEGTPAELVHKMGGAEIIYVKIKGKKEDVLYKLKSMDNVIKVEEKDKESDEIHGYELTPVEGVDLREQLSMLVMNAGWSILEFNKKSISLEDVFIKLTK